One Hordeum vulgare subsp. vulgare chromosome 4H, MorexV3_pseudomolecules_assembly, whole genome shotgun sequence DNA window includes the following coding sequences:
- the LOC123451041 gene encoding uncharacterized protein LOC123451041 yields MAKIHPCPWNDLPHDLLGEIANRLPCLVDRVYMSTVCHNWWVAIPHSQDLHQLPWLLLPNPSTTPLPLPPVSGSTRTEAFYCILDNGSTHNLRIGYDIGGARFFGSYDGGWLFLALGQTNHHMLLNLHTNHRFLLPDSISVGFDGQDVPSPMSMVITSATLSSSPTPNTQCFGAAIVDLNFFPHMIPQTQLAFWRMDGASHHRPVATGFMGNLLDPWFRFEDVIHHEGAFHFLTDTEHVIRYNIVDLQEGVRFKVGVNRYYFRRRSPHNSNVMVTSRYLVESRGELLMVLRLVKLCARQVVSLQAGAFQVYRVMRHTNEVGLVELGWTELPRLDGRMLFVARGCSRSYEVDDFPGVGLQDGVYFLDDANSDCVAVMLEHSALRRYTCNDNGRYRWVDGMPPSRDLRRWFPDKEQSNYSSPTWFLP; encoded by the coding sequence ATGGCTAAGATTCATCCTTGTCCATGGAACGACCTCCCTCATGACCTCCTCGGCGAGATCGCAAACCGCCTCCCATGCCTCGTTGATCGCGTGTACATGTCTACTGTGTGCCACAATTGGTGGGTGGCTATCCCACACTCCCAAGATCTACACCAGCTCCCGTGGCTCCTCCTCCCAAATCCCTCCACCacacctctccctcttcctccggTGTCAGGAAGCACGCGAACGGAAGCCTTCTATTGTATCCTTGACAATGGATCTACCCACAACCTCCGCATCGGGTATGATATAGGTGGGGCACGCTTCTTCGGATCCTATGATGGAGGTTGGCTCTTCCTCGCCCTCGGCCAGACAAACCACCACATGCTCCTCAACCTCCATACCAACCATCGCTTCCTTCTCCCTGATTCCATCTCGGTGGGTTTTGATGGTCAAGATGTACCGAGTCCTATGTCCATGGTCATCACCTCTGCGACCCTATCTTCCTCGCCGACACCAAACACACAGTGCTTTGGTGCTGCTATTGTTGACTTAAATTTTTTTCCGCACATGATCCCTCAAACACAACTTGCCTTTTGGCGGATGGATGGTGCCAGTCATCATCGTCCAGTCGCGACGGGCTTCATGGGTAatttattggatccatggttccgGTTTGAGGATGTCATACATCATGAAGGAGCCTTCCATTTCCTTACCGACACAGAGCATGTTATCAGATACAACATAGTAGATTTACAAGAAGGTGTCAGGTTTAAAGTTGGtgtgaatcgatactattttcgaAGGAGGTCACCACACAACTCCAACGTGATGGTCACTTCTCGCTACCTTGTGGAGTCCCGCGGGGAACTACTGATGGTCCTTAGGTTGGTGAAACTTTGTGCAAGACAGGTTGTTTCCCTACAAGCAGGGGCATTCCAGGTGTACCGGGTGATGCGACACACCAACGAAGTGGGATTGGTTGAACTCGGTTGGACCGAGCTTCCTAGGCTAGACGGAAGGATGTTGTTTGTCGCACGAGGATGCTCTAGGTCCTATGAGGTGGATGATTTTCCCGGCGTTGGCCTTCAAGATGGTGTCTACTTCTTGGACGATGCAAACTCTGATTGCGTGGCGGTGATGCTCGAGCACTCTGCGCTTCGGCGGTACACCTGCAATGACAATGGGAGGTATCGATGGGTGGATGGGATGCCGCCAAGCCGAGACCTTCGGCGTTGGTTCCCTGACAAGGAACAATCTAACTACTCGTCTCCAACTTGGTTTCTCCCTTGA